ATGACTATCAACATGTTGCTGCATGGCCATGGCAGTACCAGATTTTGAATCCTCCTCAACCCACCATGCATCAATTCATGGCTGAAGGGAGTGGATTTCATCAAAATCACAAATCATATCAACCTTCAATTTCTTCTACAGGACCAAATTCAGGGTCACAACCACAGCCAAATCATATCCACACTTTTATGACTGATGGGAGTGCATCTCATCAACAATACAAATCACATCAACCTTTGATTTCTTGTACCGTTGGAGAAGGACCAACAAATTCAGGGTCAAAGCCACATTCATCACATCCTAGTTTATGTGATAAAGGCAATTTTGGGCAAGCAACCGATTCTTCAATGATACATCAGAAGGCAATCATAGAAGGGTCTGATTTGAATGTCAAGACTTCATGTGATCATGAGAATTCTGCTCCGGAAAATAGTTCTTCTTCAGTGAATGGAGCAGTGGAGAATCTTGATTTGATTCTCAAGCTTTGAAGTCCCAATTCAGTCTAATTTCATGTTCTTTGGTGAATTCACTAGAATTATGCTAATGTTGAGGGACTTAGTAATTTGGTATTAGTGTTTGTATCTGGTATGCATAATATGGACAAATTAGTCATTTCTTGGAACATAATAAGACTTGTTTTTTCTGATCATTATCAACTGTGTTGAATTGTTATATTGCTTCAGCCCACAATAACAAACGCATCACTGTcctgattattataaaaaacgCATCATTAATGTCTTCGACGTTGCCAAAGCCAGATtgtcattttatataaattattataattatatggaCTTTCTATTATCAGTACTAagattcaatattttaatgaataatattgGACAGTAAAATCTCACTGGATGAATTACATACATATTTTCACTAGAATGTCATAAAGGAGGTTATAAAAAGATTGACTCAAATTAATGAGCAccagataattaaataaataagaaaaagaagtcAAATTACCAAAACATAAGGGGCAATGATTATTAAGTTGCAGAGAATGCGAAACTTGTTAGTATACCATATATAAGTCACTTTTAATAGCCTTACACTACCGTCAGTTACAAAGCTAACTAACCCTCTTTGTTTCTATTTCTTGGCAACAAAGAAAGCAATCTTGGGAAGAAGAAGGATACAATAATGGGAGCATACCGAAATCTTAAAGAAGCTGCAAGAAAGCATGGAAAAgttgcagcagcagcagcatcaTCAAATgagccaccaccaccaccaccaccaggaGAAAGGTTATTGCGTTGCAAGTGTTGCAATGCCGAGTTCGATTGTAGCAACGCCTTGCGTGAACATGAGAAATTCCTCGAGGaagaaatggaagaagaatgCAGAAATTCTTCAACATTACCTCAGAATGAAAGCATACAGAGGCAACTTGGCCAAGAAACCAGCAATTCTTCAATATTGTCTCAGGCGGCACAGAATATTATCATGCATCAGTTCCAAAGTTTAATGGCTCAAGGGATCAGTGGATCATCTCATCAacctttggtttcttgttctgCAGTGCCAGTTACAGTACAAGGACTTCCAAGTTCAAGCTCACAGCCTAATGGGAATTTTGGCCAAGAAAGCAGTTCTTCAAGAAGACCTCAGAATGAAAGCTTAGAGAGGCCTCATTTCAATGTCAATGAGAGGCAATTTGGCCAAGAAAGAAGCAATTCTTCAATATTACCTCAGACTCAGAATATTGACATGCATCCTCAGTTCCAAAGTTTAATGGCTCAAGGGAGTACTGGACCATCTCATCAACCTTTGGTTTCTTCAATAAGACCTCAGATTGCAAGCATAGGGAGTGCAGCATCTCATCAACACCACAGCTCATATCAACCTTTGGTTTCTTCTTCAGTTACATCAAGTTCAAGGTCACATCCTAGTTTATGTTATGAGGGTAGTTCTGGCCAGGAAAGCAATTCTTTAGTAAGGCCTCAGAATGCAAGCATAGAGAGGAGGAGTGATAAGAGGAAATTTGGCCAAGAAAGCACCAGTTCTTCAATCAGAGAGAGGAGCCCTGCTGATTCGAATGTCAAGCGACTCAAGCCTTCATGTGATGAGAGGAAATTTGACCAATCAAGCAGTTCTTCAGTAATAGTACCTCAGAATACAATCACTGAGGTAGAGGGGCCTCAACAAATCAGTTCTTCTTCAACACCTGTGAATGGAGCTCAAGaggaagagaagtttgatttgaaTCTCAAGCCTTGAATTCACAAGTTAGTCTAGTTTCGTGTTCTCTGGTGAATTCCTTATAGCATGAGATTAGAAATTCATGATGACATTAGAGTTTGTATCTGGTATGCATAATATGGACAATTTAGTCATTTCTtagaacataataataataagacctttttttttctgatcaTTATCAACTGTGTAGAATTGTTATAttgcttcagtcctcacttgtCAAGTATCGATGTTTAGATGTTGCAAAAGCCAGATTCTCCTTTTATGGAAATTATTAGAATCATTTGAACTTTCTATTTTCTATCATCAGCACTAAGTTTAAAGGGACATGAGCAACGGAAGGGTTAAAAGTTCTTTGTATCAGGAAGTGCCAAATCCTGCACACCTGTTTGTATCAATTTTATGCATTTTGTTGTGCTTGTGGCTGCTGTTTTGGGTTCATTTGCACTTCCTAACTGATATTGGACCAACAAAATTGTCTGCCATTTTGCGTTTCGAACTTGCAACTTTTGAGTGAGAACATATATTTTTGCTAGATTTTCTATAACTAATTGCTTCTGTTATGATGAGTGCTAATATAATACGAAAAGAGGAACAGgtgatataataaattttaatttgagttaTGAGGCGAgcacattaataataaaaaatgtgggGGAGTTCTCTGCTctgtttttagaaaataagacaagttaatattattattattatcgattttccaattaaaagaaataagtcgtatttattatcattcacttccctaatttatatttatatagataCATAAATAGGGTGAGAAATAAATTATTCCATAAATAACTTTATTGGCTGGATTGTTAAAATTTaggctaaattataattttagtcattCTATAATTTCAAATTCGTAATTTTAATtcccatattttaaaattaagatatttagtcatctattttttaaaataaataattttagtcattccattgattaaataaaataaaaaataaaaaggatagatTTAAATTCATGACCTTTGACTAAAAAATAAGTCaatagttattaattatatttcagaaaaaataataactcttAACAAATAATACATCTAAAatagaatttataaaattatttatttttttgtctttaaataaaatgttcattttctacaaaaaaatcatagatttagaattataaaaaaattaaaattacaatttaatctaaattttaGCAATCCAACCAATAAATTGGGttcacaaattttataaattttaaaaaatatttgatattttgttagtaaattcaatttaacgtacaattatttttttaatataaattgtttttttaaatatatgtaaatgTGAGCATAAGATTATATAACTACAAATATATCAAGAGAGCTTAATTCGATTGTTTGAGTATAATGTGTGaattaatatcaattatttatatgtgTCTTTGATTACTATGAATAAAAcaatattcaatttatttaaaagttggtgtgcatgatcattcaataataagaaaatattcaacgcttctatatatataaagaattatTAAGTATTTTAGATCGATCGTCCTAAccctatgtaaaaaaaaaatactttttacatTGTACtaaaaatcattgaaaaaagTACTTTCAAAAtcgattttaagaaaaataaaaacattttgagattttgattctaagtaaattaatttttattttaggataaTTTTAGTACAATTATATGggaatttttaaaaagtgattTCTTGATGaacttataaaaatcaacaaattcaataaaagatataatactttattaatcaataatattgGATAATAGTATttcaaaggataaaatatatatattcttataagAAATAACATAAAGAAAGTCATAAGCGTGTATTACTCTTTATAGAGATTTTATCGTAAAAGATATtgagagaaataagaaataagtaggcaaaaaaatgtaaagaaaggTGTATTTATAAAAGTGAGTGAATGAatcttgataataataatactaagaACAATAAAGAGAAAgtaatttcataattattttcattatcttccttttaaaaaaaatatttgcattatattttttaaggttaGCATATTCTTAAAaggaataaaatcaaatctaataaattatgaacatctacaaattaaaataaacatattgaTTTAAAGCAATTTTActatttatgaatataattTCACGTTATCAATAAAGGAACAGGGTAACAATCATGGGTACCATATCCCAGGATAAATTACTTTACAATTAAGATATATCACCagataattagaaaataaatttttttcaaaattattacaaaaacaaaaccctcataacaacaacaacgatTACTTACTTCAATAGAaacttgttatatatatatatatgtaagcgGCTGTTAATAACCTTGTACCACTAAAACCTACTCTGAGCAAAAAGACTCTCCAAGTTTGGAAGCAATTTTGAAAGCaaccaagataaaaaaaaataatggaaagcAATGTTGAAGCAGAAAGCAATCATGGAAAAGTTTCTGCTTCTGCATCAACATCAAATAAGTCACCACCAATgaagaatgatttaatttgcAAGTATTGTAACAAGAAGTTCAGCAATTACCAAGCCTTGGGTGGGCATCAGAATGCACACAAGGAAGAGAGAGCAGCAGCACAAAAAGAGAAGATTCTTAACATGGCTTCTGCTTATAACAAAAATTCATATGTTGGTGGGTTTGTTAATTCAAATCAATCTTATGGATTTGGTGGCAAAACATTAGGGGTGTCACCTCTATCCATGACCCGTTTTAAGCCCCATTATTATAGTAATTGGCCTCATATGTCACACGTTGCATGGCCAAGGCACCAGATTTTGAATAGTGTTCAACCCACCATTCATCAGTTGCAAACTTTGATGATGGCTGATCAAGGGAGCGGATTTTATCAGCACCACAAATCATATCAACCTTTGGCTTTTCCTATACTTAGAGAAGGAGCAGTAATAAATTCAGGGTCACAATCACAGTTATTATTAAATCCTAGTTTATGTTATAAGGGGAATAATTTTGGTCAAGCAAGCAATTCTTCAATAATACCTCAGAATAAAATCATAGAGGGTTCTGATGATTTGAATATCAAGATTTCTGGTGAAGCAAAAAAcagtttttcttcaatgccTTCCAATGGAGACGTGAAGGAGCTTGATTTGACTCTCAAAATTTGAAGCCCCAAGCTATTTTTGAGGCATTTAGTGATTTGCATGATATTAGAAATTCAGGAAATTAGAGTTTGTTTCTATTTCATTATGCTTTTGGTTATTTAGTTATGTATTTAAACTCCTTTTTTTAGTGCTTGTTTAGATAagttttctttgtctttttatgCTTCAAACGACAGAAACAACAAACACCCTAGTTGTGCCCCCATgattataaattatagttttaccTTTCTTTATGTTCATTCACTTTTCCCTTCCATCCtttattgtttaattcaaaattacGTCCATATATTACACAACTTTTGctaatgaagtaaaaaaaaatatttttttctcattttattttgaagacAAGATGTATCTTTTAAGGATATAATCTTGCTCATATACTACTATACAATTCTGCTTGATTATCTTTTCCTATGGATATTTAACGTTACTGCgtattatttctcattattaaTCTGGGAAACAAAATTCTTTCTAAAAAATCTTTTtgatagattattttatttatgaataaatactttaaattattatatacgtcaattatataaattattaattgaacCATATCacctaattaaataatgaatatttGATTTTCACTTTTAGTGTGAATGAACCATAATGTGTTAAACTGCTCATTGCTTCTAATATTCACCTTTAGaggcaattttataattttgagaatatatttggattttctgattttataacaaaataattaatctataagagaatatgtatttaaaaaagtaCTAAATGACTATTTTTTGGTATTATCATGTAAATCTTTTGTTTCGTTACAGATATATTGATTATTTATGAGTGAAATTGAATTCGGTACccttaatcaaaattttaagtttaaaccttgtaaatatatatatatatatatagaagataaattacactaaaaatatcaattaaatttcttaacGAGTCATGAAATGGATATCTTACAACAAAATTATGGTAatctaaacaaacaaaaatcaattcaatagaCATTCACGTGACCATGTAAAACTTCAAAAATAGCATTTGGATTTACATGCTAAACTAATCTGACCGCAAAAAGATGCCACTAGCTTATCATATCgagttcatatattttttaccaATGCAAATGTAACAAATCAGTTGACCAAAACAAATCCCTTTTTTTATGCTACAAATTCATCAAAACGAATGTATGGAGATTTTTCTTCAGGTGCTCCTAACTCTGAATAACTCGCTGAATTTTGCCTTGTCTTGTATATAAGAAGAAATTATTTCAACCATCTTTTGTTAAGAGCAGAGGGATTAGGAACTCCTTGGATTCGAGGTCAAGGAACCTCCTGTGCTATTTTTACTAAGGTTATGCAAATTCATCTCCCTTAATTCATTGATTTCAATTGCGTTTTATACACTGCTTTGTTGGAACAGATTTCTAACAAATCACTAACAAACTGACAAAGGCTCTAACAACCTCTAAATGGTTATAACTAACTTATTCCGAGTTCTATGGCAATGCATTCTTGGCTGAAGCTTACAGTAATTCACACATGGGCCTCAAGTACTGCATCTGTCTCCTCTTGTGTGTTGCTATCATCTTCACATATGGATGTCTGTGTAATTAGTATatcataacaaaatattatttaatataagaaaatctTTAATACACAGAAATCAAGTAGCACAAAAgattatctaaaaaaactatTGGTGGCAAAATGGGATTAAGTTAAACAAGAGTACGGTTTAGTTATTAAAAATCTGAAACCCCAAAATTTATAAcatgtattataaatttttgttaattgaaaattgtaattaattatttctatttaCATTTCTTAccaatagttaaaaaataagtaaaatcaatTGCAATGTTCATACAACTTTTGTGCAAAGTAACCTTATAATCAAATAGTAAGATGATTGAtatcacaaataaataaataaaaatattttatttttcctatttattgtttattggCCAGCTGTCCTTAGGACAAGAACTATAACATAAGCCAATGAAAATTTAGGATTATGATATATGAAccgcaaaaataataattttcttctaaTAAACGAGTCACATCAAAATTAGAGAGATCTTATACCAACAAAATATAGATACTTTTTCGTAATTTACTACTTAAGGATGTCATAATCAACGTACTTGAAATAGTTATGGAATGAGTGACATcttgggaaaaaaaattatgaaaataattaatgatcttAGAGAGAGAGCTCATTCAAACATGTTAGAGCATTCAAACATGTTAGAGTTAGTTGTCGAAATTTtggaaagaagagagaatcttAACCAccaataaaaatgttgagtAAAATGTTATGGTATGGAAGTTACTTAGaagttcttgtgtatataattaAGCTTGTCTTTCTTTTATGACTTTgggaaaataatgataaaatgaataagaagaaaattaagatatactagtaaataaaagatattaagATATTCTAACAGTTTTTCTTGCAATTCATGCTGAAATAttggaaaaattaataatcattggagtatgaaaaataaagtttcCCTTGAGACATATACAGTAATCAAACCAACCTACCTGTGTACGCCGTTCGTCAACATATGTCTTTACTTTGTGAAGTAAAGCTTCTTTCATCCTGTTACAAAAGATGGCGTGAAAGTTATCAAAGTAACATGGATCATAAAAGTATACTCAACTTAAGAAGAAAATCATGAACGATTCGGATCGGGTAGATGAACCAGAACTCCCCTTCTTCCCGTCACTTTCGGATCTcgaatttgtttttttctttgttgttgtgcTTGCGAGGAGAGAAGTAGAGAAAGATGAGAGATGCTGAGGATAACAGAGACTGCATTTTTCTTTTGGAGTGAGATTGTGTTAAGAACTCAGAGTATTGATTGAAATACTGAAGTGCAACGCACATCCTTTTATGATTAATATATTGTGCCAAGTCAAATAGATTTGATCTTGGTCCATATATCTCGTATTGGAGGATTGTCGGGCAAATAACTTGTCTTAAGCACATAGAAGTTCAATTATCGGATCtagatgtaaaaaaatatctctaACTAGTAAATAACatgttttttgattaaaaaGCTTGAGAaggttaaaaatatatatttttatccataaaaatcaaaacataaaaagttTAGAGTTTACAAGTCAATAACTCCTAGTGAAGCTAAAAGATATCTGTTGTCCATTACCATTTAAAAAGACtataaaaatgataacattAATCATTACTATtgcatttttatcatgattctTAGTTTggaaaattagttattaatttctcAATTAAATGTCCTGAAGATACAGATCAATAAGGcccaaattaataaaacaagttATGTTAAAGTTAAAAAAGCAAACAAACAAACGCACAAACAAACCATTcaacataatatttaattagtagTATTACcataaagagaaaacaaatcaaaatgccACGACAAAgggtataaaatatttaaaaatatatataaaaaaaaggattcgcttatcataatcaaattaaacatGTTTATGTCAAGTTTTCATCCTGTATTGTATGCTCACTAAGCATTTCATAAAGGACGTTGCTCTCGCGTTTGATTCATAGAAATAATAGGCTAGGCTTTCACCACAGAAATGTATGTAACTTGATATTCAAGTGCCTCTTGGACCCagtcgatggaaggaaggagattCAGGGGTACCATGCTTCATTTCAAATCCTTATgcatcctttaaaaaaaatataatacctAAACGAAATAAATACCGACTAATGAGCATCAAACCTCAGGAGTAGAAAACAAATAAACCATTTCTCATTCACAATCCTTGATTCTCTGAAGTAAAACACCAAATCGGCTCTTCCTAGCAATTACACAGATACAACACGAGCCTTGTACATGATTATATACGCCATGTGCCAATCACCTACAGACAAAGATGACAGCAAATTTTTTATagactcatctatatatatatacacacacatacatacaacAAATTTGAAGTTGATGTAAGTAACGGATGCACTTGTGATTTCCTAATATAATAAATTGGCTAATCCTTTacgaaggaagaaaaaaagttcaagataTGCATATGCAAATTGGCGATCATGCTAGGCTCAATTGGGGAGAAAGCAGAAGGGAGGGGGTAGCAGGGGAGAGGGAGAAGTAGTAACAACGATATCGATGTCGGCAAACTAATTCTGTTGTATATCCTCACCTCCTCCAGATAGTCTAGTGATGTCTTCTTCTAG
This region of Glycine max cultivar Williams 82 chromosome 7, Glycine_max_v4.0, whole genome shotgun sequence genomic DNA includes:
- the LOC102668090 gene encoding zinc finger protein 3, producing the protein MESNVEAESNHGKVSASASTSNKSPPMKNDLICKYCNKKFSNYQALGGHQNAHKEERAAAQKEKILNMASAYNKNSYVGGFVNSNQSYGFGGKTLGVSPLSMTRFKPHYYSNWPHMSHVAWPRHQILNSVQPTIHQLQTLMMADQGSGFYQHHKSYQPLAFPILREGAVINSGSQSQLLLNPSLCYKGNNFGQASNSSIIPQNKIIEGSDDLNIKISGEAKNSFSSMPSNGDVKELDLTLKI